TTCAGGCGGTTATCCCCGAAAAAAGTATCGTCGCTGTTGCTCACATCCTTTATCTCGTTGTTTTTGAGTGTCTTGATTTTCTTCCCGTACCGATCATAGGAGGCGCCTTTAATGTAGCCCACCTTGCTGAGCTTGTCGTAGGGCACATAGAGCCTTGCCCGGTGGTTTCCGTTCTCGTTCAGGATAACGACCGTGGTTTTAAAACGCGTGGTCCCGCTGCCGAGCGAGTTAACTGTAAACACCGTTTCTTCCGTCTGGATAACGGCATTTGCCCCTTTGGCCAATTCCGATCTGCCACCCTCTCCAACCGCAAAGGCAGCGGCAGGGAACAACAGCGTAAACAGCCACAGAATCATAATGGCACAGGCTGGGCTTGATGTATTTTTCATCTCTTAAAGAATTTAGGGCGCGTAAGCAGGCAAACAGAAAATGATTATCCTGCAGCAGCAGGTGCCACTCCAGGATAATCATCGCTGTACTTTCCCGTTACATGCCTTATTTAAAAATGTGCTTAGTTAGCTGCAACCTTCTTCAGTACAATCTGCTCGGCCTGCTTCGCGATAATCTGGTCGAAGAACTCTTTCAGGTACGCGTACTCAGGGGCATAAAATACAGGCTTGTTAATGCTTATCTTGCTCATAACCTGGATGGAGTTACCCTGCTGCTGCACCATGTACACAAAACGCCCGGCACTCTCTGGCAGATTCACGGCAACACTCTTCGGTGTCTCGTCTACCTGGTAACCTTCCGGTATGGTGATGCGGCAGATGTAGGTCTGGTCAAGCGGCATGGCAAAGTCTACGGGGTAAAGGCGCTCTTTCAGTTTAAAAGGGTTCTCATCCTCGCCACGGCCCAGCATCGGGTTCAGGTAAATGATGTTGCTGGAGCGGCCACTGCCGCTGATGTTGATGTCGTAATTGATATCCAGGGCTCCGTTTAGCTGGTCGAGGTTGCTGATAGTTGCCTTAGACATCTTGAAGTCACCTACTTCTTTGGTCAGGCGCTCCTTATACTTCTCCTCGCCTTCCTCCAGAATCGTTCTGCGCAGGTTCAACGCGCTGTAGCCACCGGATGATTCGTGTCCTGTGCCCACAATTTCGCCCTTCTCGTTGATAGTCAGCTCAGCGTTGAACAGGTTAATAGCCTTGTCGGATGGCTGCAGGCTTACCCAGCGCTGGTCTGCTTTCTTGATCAGGCGACCACTGCCGTTCAGGCAGCGGGCAGGCAGCATGCCAGGTGTTACAAGCGGGTCTGTGGCATCCAGCAGGTACTCCTTCTCGCCAATGCGCACCATAGCCACTACGTAGTTGAACTTGCTTTTCATGGCAGACATCGATGTGTTGATACGCCCGTGGTTGCGTGTGCTTAGAATTACCGGGGCAGCGTCAAGTCCTGCCTCCAGCAGCATAGAGGTAAGCAACAGGTTGATGTCGGCAGAGTTGCCTTTGCGCTCGTCCCATGCTTTGCGGATGGTGGTGTTGGTGTACAGGCGCGATTCGCCATTCCAGGTCATGCGCTTTTTCACCACATCGAATATAGCGGCCATTTGCGCCTGCGGGTCCTTGTGCTTTGCCTGCACCACGGCAAGTTCCTCCTTAAAGAAGCCGCTACGGTTCAGCTGCACCCCAAAATAGCTGCTCTCCAATAAATCTTTGGTCACGTTATTCCAGTCACCGGTCATCACACGCGAAGGCTGGCCCGGAAAATGAACCCGCTGCAGCTCAAACTCAATCTTGGACTGGTAATCCCGTACGGTGGTGATATACTTCTCCTCCTTCAGGGCAGGCACATCCTTCATCACCCAAACGTAAGCATTGTTCTGCATGTCCGGGGTCGAGACTGTAGCAGTTCCAGCAACAGTCTCCCGCTTGTTCTCGCTCTTGTAAAGCCCCTGGTATCCCTGCATTTGAAACTTGTAATCAAAGTATTCTGGTATCTGGGCACGGTACTCGCTCCAGATTGTCGGGATGCTGGTCTGGAACTCCCAATCGCGCAGGTTGTATACAAAATCGGAGTTGACGGTGTAGGTGATATCAAGTACAGAACCCTCCTTCACGTTCGGCATCGTAAACTTCTTGGCATAGCTGTTTTCCGAGTTTTTCTCCTCAAATATACTTTTGCCCTCCAGTTTGTCTTTGACAATCTTGCCACCCTCCAGGTTAAAGGTAAACCCTCTGATGGCGGTCACCTTCTCTTTGCTGGAGCC
Above is a window of Pontibacter akesuensis DNA encoding:
- a CDS encoding DUF3857 domain-containing protein is translated as MKANFTKLYVLAVLLVSFTSSAFAQDAKFGKVSEAELKMSVYDKDTSAAAVILSDYGFTRFDYIGELKVVFERHIRIKIFKKSAYDWADVVVPFYMDGSSKEKVTAIRGFTFNLEGGKIVKDKLEGKSIFEEKNSENSYAKKFTMPNVKEGSVLDITYTVNSDFVYNLRDWEFQTSIPTIWSEYRAQIPEYFDYKFQMQGYQGLYKSENKRETVAGTATVSTPDMQNNAYVWVMKDVPALKEEKYITTVRDYQSKIEFELQRVHFPGQPSRVMTGDWNNVTKDLLESSYFGVQLNRSGFFKEELAVVQAKHKDPQAQMAAIFDVVKKRMTWNGESRLYTNTTIRKAWDERKGNSADINLLLTSMLLEAGLDAAPVILSTRNHGRINTSMSAMKSKFNYVVAMVRIGEKEYLLDATDPLVTPGMLPARCLNGSGRLIKKADQRWVSLQPSDKAINLFNAELTINEKGEIVGTGHESSGGYSALNLRRTILEEGEEKYKERLTKEVGDFKMSKATISNLDQLNGALDINYDINISGSGRSSNIIYLNPMLGRGEDENPFKLKERLYPVDFAMPLDQTYICRITIPEGYQVDETPKSVAVNLPESAGRFVYMVQQQGNSIQVMSKISINKPVFYAPEYAYLKEFFDQIIAKQAEQIVLKKVAAN